From one Acidobacteriota bacterium genomic stretch:
- a CDS encoding amino acid permease, producing MNLLARKDVHAMLAETEGEKSGLKRTLGPFNLITLGIGAIIGTGIFVLVGPAAAIYAGPAVVLSFIVAAIASAFAGICYAEFAAAIPIAGSAYSYGYTALGEIVAWIIGWALIMEYAFGAATVAVGWSGYINSLLHTLGINIPPALSAAPGTEVALVGGIWKPLMSLAGSEKIAALTAPHAVAHFNILAFLGILMVTAILIIGISESANINTAIVVIKVSVLLVFVGIAIVFLNVHGWNTAVHNWTTPSFMPFGWSGVFKGAAFIFFAYIGFDAVSTAAQEAKNPQKDMPIGILGSLIVCTILYILVGGLLTGLVPYSILNVPDSLAIGVHHTGLTWGEVLIDVGAICGLTSTMLVMLLGQSRVFYTMSGDGLLFKWASKIHKKFRTPYVSSAVVGICVAVVAAFFPVDKLADLTNIGTLTAFAIVCASVWAMRVREPNLERPFRTPWVPVVPIIGVLISVGLIWELTPLTKEAFLVWLAIGLVIYFTYGRKHSEVQRKLQKATASIPGAVGKH from the coding sequence ATGAACCTACTCGCACGCAAAGACGTCCACGCCATGCTGGCGGAAACGGAAGGGGAAAAGAGCGGCCTCAAGCGCACCCTCGGTCCCTTTAACCTGATCACGCTGGGCATTGGCGCTATCATCGGCACCGGCATTTTCGTGCTGGTCGGCCCCGCTGCCGCCATCTACGCCGGCCCGGCGGTGGTGCTCAGCTTCATCGTCGCCGCTATTGCCAGCGCCTTTGCCGGCATTTGCTACGCCGAATTCGCCGCCGCCATCCCCATCGCCGGCAGCGCCTACAGTTACGGCTACACCGCGCTGGGCGAAATCGTCGCCTGGATCATCGGCTGGGCGCTGATCATGGAGTACGCCTTTGGCGCCGCCACCGTCGCCGTGGGCTGGTCCGGCTATATCAATAGCCTGTTGCACACCTTGGGCATCAACATTCCTCCCGCCCTGTCCGCCGCGCCCGGCACTGAAGTCGCCCTCGTCGGCGGCATCTGGAAGCCCCTGATGTCGCTCGCCGGCAGCGAAAAAATCGCCGCCCTCACCGCTCCCCATGCGGTCGCGCACTTTAATATTCTGGCGTTTCTCGGCATTTTGATGGTCACCGCGATTCTGATCATCGGCATCTCCGAATCCGCCAACATCAACACCGCCATCGTGGTCATCAAGGTTTCGGTGCTGCTGGTGTTCGTCGGCATCGCCATCGTCTTCCTCAACGTCCACGGCTGGAACACCGCCGTCCACAACTGGACCACTCCTTCTTTCATGCCCTTCGGATGGTCGGGCGTCTTTAAAGGCGCCGCCTTCATTTTCTTCGCCTATATCGGCTTTGACGCCGTTTCCACCGCCGCGCAGGAAGCCAAAAACCCGCAGAAGGACATGCCCATCGGCATTCTCGGCTCCCTCATCGTCTGCACCATTCTCTATATCCTGGTGGGCGGCCTGCTCACCGGCCTGGTGCCCTACTCGATTCTGAACGTGCCCGATTCGCTGGCCATCGGCGTACACCATACCGGCCTCACCTGGGGCGAGGTGCTGATCGACGTCGGCGCCATTTGCGGCCTGACCTCCACCATGCTGGTCATGTTGCTGGGCCAGTCGCGCGTCTTCTACACCATGTCGGGCGATGGTCTGCTGTTCAAATGGGCCAGCAAGATTCACAAGAAATTCCGCACGCCTTACGTTTCCAGCGCCGTGGTCGGCATCTGCGTCGCCGTCGTCGCCGCCTTCTTCCCGGTGGATAAGCTCGCCGACCTCACCAACATCGGCACCCTCACCGCTTTTGCCATCGTCTGCGCCAGCGTCTGGGCCATGCGCGTTCGCGAACCCAACTTGGAGCGGCCCTTCCGCACGCCCTGGGTGCCCGTGGTCCCCATCATTGGCGTGCTGATTTCGGTCGGCCTGATCTGGGAGCTCACCCCACTGACCAAGGAGGCCTTCCTGGTCTGGCTGGCCATTGGGCTCGTCATCTACTTCACGTACGGCCGCAAGCACAGCGAAGTGCAGCGCAAACTGCAGAAGGCCACCGCCTCAATTCCCGGGGCCGTCGGCAAGCATTAA
- a CDS encoding transcriptional repressor: protein MFCDAVIRDASKPGRRELDSAIASSPLMAHSFDRRSLLGELKAKGIRLTSQRRAVVEVIQEANEHLDASALLERARAKGVNVDRATVYRTVELLKRHRLIDELDLMHLQGEKHYYEARTRGDHVHLACLNCGRILECATPLLDWLKLELATRTGFELRVTRLEVGGYCAQCRAAHSRRAETAEAIASA from the coding sequence ATGTTCTGCGATGCGGTCATTCGCGATGCTTCCAAACCCGGCCGCCGGGAACTGGACAGCGCCATCGCCTCTTCGCCGCTAATGGCGCACTCCTTCGACCGGCGCTCTCTGCTGGGAGAACTCAAAGCCAAAGGCATCCGGCTGACGTCACAGCGGCGGGCGGTGGTTGAAGTGATCCAGGAGGCCAACGAGCACCTCGACGCCAGCGCCCTGCTGGAGCGCGCCCGCGCCAAGGGCGTCAATGTCGATCGCGCTACGGTCTACCGCACCGTCGAGCTGTTGAAGCGGCACCGGCTGATCGACGAGCTCGACCTGATGCACCTGCAAGGCGAAAAACATTACTACGAGGCGCGCACCCGCGGCGATCATGTCCATCTCGCCTGCCTGAACTGCGGCCGCATCCTCGAATGCGCCACGCCCCTGCTCGACTGGCTGAAGCTGGAGCTGGCCACGCGCACCGGCTTTGAGTTGCGGGTCACCCGGCTGGAGGTCGGCGGCTACTGCGCGCAATGCCGTGCGGCCCACTCCCGCCGCGCCGAGACTGCGGAAGCGATCGCCTCGGCTTAG
- a CDS encoding HAMP domain-containing protein translates to MATPETQSNPTGPPQASAAHARARTARLLLELRHSVLFKVTAGLGVLTLLLGLPAFFGHATLSGFGLFRAAFSIAVFLLLVRVVHLLATETLWLLRNRLILAYVFMGVVPVLLIAGMLAIGAYMFYGQYASYLLLNELNDHTRNVGAVNALTVRELDRNPGRISDAPGLSRYYASYYFPRGFGGVRSFFYSGGKALTPASERFGGPPKWLQKGFVGLIVRNGRYAIASFGESANQPKQVLTLYALSTSNLDTLAKPLGLVSLHLGFATVTGTAATGPGDLASQAPLRPASSAFDIRISSFAFIPVTDWQTGAAETAIATVTTRPSLLNDQLFASFQDSAGPVQRTRWPLLVLAIVAVGFLIIEFFSFIAGIRMTRVITGAVNDLYVGTEHVNRGQFDYRIRVRTRDQLAALAHSFNTMTASIERLLAEQRQKQNLENELAIAQEVQAQLFPRTPPQIAGLEIAGRCLPARVVSGDYFDFQQLSPTSLSLALGDISGKGISAALLMATIVSAVRAYQPSLADRAVGAAAGVRGMALPANGTDPVDPVQLLERLNHQLYHSTPPEKYVTLFYAVYDANDCSLRYTNAGHLPPAVIGGGGVRRLERGGMVAGLFDDVHFELGRLQFESGDLLAAWSDGVTEPENEYGVEFGEARLLQMLELHRARPLQEILDTVLSAVLDWSGTAEQSDDITLILARVAG, encoded by the coding sequence ATGGCGACGCCGGAGACCCAATCCAACCCGACCGGGCCGCCTCAGGCGAGCGCCGCCCATGCCCGCGCCCGCACCGCGCGGCTGCTGCTGGAGTTGCGGCATTCGGTGCTCTTCAAAGTCACCGCTGGCCTTGGCGTCCTGACGCTCCTGTTGGGCCTGCCCGCGTTTTTCGGCCACGCCACCCTCAGCGGCTTTGGGCTATTCCGGGCGGCCTTTTCCATCGCCGTGTTTCTCTTGCTGGTGCGCGTGGTACACCTCCTCGCCACCGAAACCCTCTGGCTGCTGCGCAACCGGCTCATCCTCGCCTATGTCTTCATGGGCGTGGTGCCGGTGCTGCTGATCGCCGGCATGCTGGCCATCGGCGCCTACATGTTTTATGGCCAGTACGCCTCCTACCTGCTGCTCAACGAGCTCAACGACCACACGCGTAACGTAGGCGCGGTAAATGCCCTCACCGTGCGCGAGCTGGACCGCAATCCCGGCCGCATCAGCGATGCACCGGGCTTGAGCCGTTACTACGCCAGCTACTACTTCCCCCGTGGCTTTGGCGGCGTGCGCTCGTTTTTCTACAGCGGTGGCAAGGCGCTCACGCCGGCCTCCGAGCGCTTCGGCGGCCCGCCCAAGTGGCTGCAGAAGGGCTTCGTCGGCCTGATCGTTCGCAACGGCCGCTACGCCATTGCCAGCTTCGGCGAGTCCGCCAACCAGCCCAAACAGGTCCTGACGCTGTACGCCCTTTCAACCAGCAACCTCGACACCCTGGCCAAGCCCTTGGGGCTGGTCTCTCTGCACCTGGGCTTCGCCACCGTGACCGGCACGGCTGCCACCGGGCCGGGCGATCTGGCCAGCCAGGCGCCGCTGCGGCCCGCCAGCAGCGCCTTTGACATCCGCATCAGCAGCTTCGCCTTTATCCCGGTGACCGACTGGCAGACTGGCGCCGCCGAGACTGCCATCGCCACCGTGACCACCCGGCCCTCGCTGCTCAACGATCAGTTGTTCGCCAGCTTCCAGGACAGCGCCGGTCCGGTGCAGCGCACGCGCTGGCCGCTGCTGGTGCTGGCCATCGTTGCCGTCGGCTTCCTGATCATTGAATTTTTCTCCTTCATTGCCGGCATCCGCATGACCCGCGTCATCACCGGCGCCGTCAACGACCTTTATGTCGGCACCGAACACGTCAATCGCGGCCAGTTCGACTACCGCATCCGGGTGCGCACCCGCGATCAGTTGGCGGCGCTGGCGCACAGCTTCAATACCATGACCGCCTCCATCGAGCGCCTGCTGGCGGAGCAACGGCAGAAGCAGAATCTGGAGAATGAACTGGCCATCGCGCAGGAAGTGCAGGCCCAGTTGTTTCCGCGCACGCCGCCGCAAATCGCGGGCCTGGAAATCGCCGGCCGCTGCCTGCCGGCGCGCGTCGTCAGTGGCGACTACTTCGACTTTCAGCAGTTGAGCCCCACCAGCCTGAGTCTGGCGCTGGGCGATATTTCCGGCAAGGGCATTTCCGCCGCCCTGCTGATGGCCACCATCGTCTCCGCGGTGCGCGCCTACCAGCCCAGCCTCGCCGACCGCGCTGTGGGTGCGGCTGCGGGGGTACGCGGGATGGCCCTACCCGCCAACGGCACTGACCCGGTCGACCCAGTGCAGTTGCTGGAGCGGCTGAACCACCAGCTCTACCACTCCACCCCGCCGGAAAAATACGTGACCTTGTTCTACGCCGTCTACGACGCCAACGACTGCTCGCTGCGCTACACCAACGCCGGCCATCTGCCGCCTGCGGTCATCGGCGGCGGCGGCGTGCGCCGGCTGGAGCGCGGCGGCATGGTCGCCGGCCTGTTTGACGACGTCCACTTCGAGCTCGGCCGCCTGCAGTTTGAGTCCGGCGACCTGCTCGCTGCCTGGAGCGACGGCGTCACCGAGCCGGAAAACGAATACGGCGTCGAGTTCGGCGAAGCGCGTCTGCTGCAAATGCTGGAGCTGCACCGCGCCCGGCCGCTGCAGGAAATCCTCGACACCGTCCTCAGCGCCGTGCTCGACTGGAGCGGCACCGCCGAACAGTCCGACGACATCACCCTTATCCTCGCTCGCGTCGCCGGCTAA
- a CDS encoding class I SAM-dependent methyltransferase, protein MRKSRQSSVISHPSCVANVEGEFERRYFEDSDFPPGLKGGDEVRGYGYYPNYFPVVEAQLATLVELTGARSLLDVGCGKGALAGYARQHWGVRATGVDRSRHATHIARRATGGRMTARADCARLPFGDGRFDLVYCNGVLQYLEAGAARAALGEIARLARRAAFVSNIAAAQRQSEWGQRDHLTRLYLRPRQWAGLLQAAQPPASPLRVAPLPFEGESAVLLYDAAALGAAFPLRFVELAVERMRRLGALARTPPGLAGWRDEISRRRERG, encoded by the coding sequence ATGAGGAAAAGTCGTCAGTCATCAGTCATCAGTCATCCGTCGTGCGTGGCGAACGTTGAGGGCGAATTCGAGCGGCGATACTTTGAAGACTCTGATTTCCCGCCGGGGCTGAAGGGCGGGGATGAGGTCCGGGGGTATGGCTACTACCCGAATTATTTCCCGGTGGTGGAGGCGCAACTGGCCACGCTGGTGGAGTTGACGGGGGCACGCAGTCTGCTGGATGTCGGCTGCGGTAAGGGAGCGCTGGCTGGGTACGCGCGGCAGCATTGGGGCGTGAGGGCGACCGGCGTGGATCGCAGCCGCCATGCCACGCACATCGCGCGGCGCGCGACTGGGGGCAGGATGACGGCTCGCGCGGATTGCGCGCGGCTGCCGTTTGGCGATGGCCGGTTCGATCTGGTGTATTGCAACGGGGTTTTGCAGTATTTGGAGGCGGGCGCGGCGCGGGCGGCGCTGGGCGAGATCGCGCGGCTGGCGCGGCGGGCCGCTTTTGTCTCTAACATCGCCGCCGCGCAGCGGCAGAGCGAGTGGGGGCAGCGCGACCACCTCACGCGGCTGTATCTGCGGCCGCGCCAGTGGGCCGGACTGTTGCAGGCAGCACAGCCACCGGCGAGTCCGCTGCGCGTGGCGCCGCTGCCGTTTGAAGGCGAATCGGCGGTGCTGCTCTACGATGCCGCGGCACTGGGTGCGGCCTTTCCGCTGCGTTTTGTGGAGCTGGCGGTGGAACGCATGCGGCGTCTGGGGGCGCTTGCGCGCACGCCGCCTGGCCTTGCGGGCTGGCGCGATGAGATTAGCCGGCGACGCGAGCGAGGATAA
- a CDS encoding septum formation inhibitor Maf yields the protein MVLASASPRRRELLEAAGWRVEVRPADVDESQLADEPAADYVLRLARAKARAIAPQVAGVGVLGADTTVVLGDVLLAKPADAAEARAMLTKLSGRVHEVLTGVCLIYGGAEAAAVEATRVQFAALPPEEIDAYVASGEPEGKAGAYAIQGRAACFIPRIEGSYSNVVGLPLALVYQLWRQFRIPPCGL from the coding sequence GTGGTGCTGGCTTCGGCGTCGCCGCGCCGGCGCGAGCTGCTTGAGGCGGCGGGCTGGCGGGTTGAGGTGCGGCCGGCCGATGTGGACGAGAGCCAGCTCGCGGATGAGCCCGCTGCCGATTACGTGCTGCGTTTGGCCCGCGCCAAAGCGCGCGCCATTGCACCGCAAGTTGCAGGCGTGGGCGTGCTGGGCGCGGACACGACGGTGGTGCTGGGCGATGTGTTGCTGGCCAAGCCGGCCGATGCTGCCGAGGCCCGCGCCATGCTGACGAAGCTTTCCGGCCGGGTGCATGAGGTGCTGACGGGCGTCTGCCTGATTTATGGCGGGGCGGAGGCAGCAGCGGTCGAGGCCACGCGCGTCCAGTTCGCGGCGCTACCGCCGGAAGAAATCGACGCATACGTTGCCAGCGGCGAGCCGGAGGGCAAGGCGGGCGCCTACGCCATTCAGGGGCGCGCGGCCTGCTTCATTCCGCGCATTGAAGGCTCGTATTCCAACGTCGTTGGTTTACCCTTGGCTCTCGTCTATCAGCTTTGGCGGCAGTTCAGAATTCCACCATGCGGGCTGTGA
- a CDS encoding glycosyltransferase, producing the protein MRVSTRDRTASFPTGFNSLTLALFGYLSLWQTGAQQQSGLLHYIHTQLLNRTFTVGQANLPLYQANGFDMALLIPYFVVLGILAGYGFHRYSLVFLYYKYRKRETREPAHRFADLPVVTVQLPIYNEQFVVERLVESICKLDYPRDRLEIQLLDDSTDETQLVARAAVERAAAAGAPITYIHRTNRSGFKAGALDAGMKVARGELIAIFDADFVPPADFLRQTVDYFTDPKLGMVQTRWGYINRDYSWLTRVEAILLDGHFVMEHGGRHRADLYFNFNGTAGVWRRQAIGEAGGWQHDTLTEDTDLSYRAQLCGWKFTYLPHVVCPSELPVDMNAFKVQQARWAKGLIQVSKKILPRLLRRKDVDAHHKIEAWCHLTNNISYPLMILLCALLLPAMIVRFYQGWFQMLYIDLPLFIASTCSISSFYLASQRELYPRKWFSTLFYIPMVMAIGIGLTVTNSRAVMEALLGIKSSFKRTPKFHIESRADEQASVVKKKKYKRKVGWSPVIELVLGCVFLAVTVYAWQMENYLTIPFVLLFVVGYFTTGFLSIFQGRFPRRRAAAVVAPPEEVPAASLASR; encoded by the coding sequence ATGAGAGTCAGTACGCGTGATCGGACAGCAAGCTTTCCCACAGGCTTTAATAGCCTAACACTTGCCCTCTTCGGCTATCTGAGTCTCTGGCAGACCGGCGCGCAGCAGCAGAGCGGCCTGCTTCACTACATCCATACCCAGCTTCTGAACCGCACCTTCACCGTCGGCCAGGCGAACCTGCCGCTCTATCAGGCCAACGGCTTCGATATGGCGCTGCTGATTCCCTACTTTGTGGTGCTGGGCATCCTCGCGGGCTACGGCTTCCATCGCTATTCGCTGGTTTTCCTGTACTACAAGTACCGGAAACGCGAAACCCGCGAGCCCGCCCACCGCTTCGCCGATCTGCCCGTGGTCACGGTGCAGTTGCCCATCTACAACGAGCAGTTCGTCGTCGAGCGCTTGGTCGAATCCATCTGCAAGCTCGACTACCCGCGCGACCGGTTGGAGATTCAACTCCTCGACGACTCCACCGACGAAACCCAGCTCGTCGCCCGCGCCGCGGTCGAGCGTGCGGCTGCCGCCGGCGCTCCCATTACCTACATCCACCGCACCAACCGCAGCGGCTTCAAAGCGGGTGCGCTCGATGCCGGCATGAAAGTCGCGCGCGGCGAGCTGATCGCCATCTTTGACGCCGACTTCGTCCCGCCTGCCGATTTCCTGCGCCAAACCGTCGACTACTTCACCGACCCCAAGCTCGGCATGGTGCAGACCCGCTGGGGCTACATCAACCGCGATTACTCCTGGCTGACGCGCGTCGAGGCCATTCTGCTCGACGGCCACTTCGTGATGGAGCACGGCGGACGCCATCGCGCCGATCTGTACTTCAACTTCAACGGCACCGCGGGCGTCTGGCGTCGCCAGGCCATCGGCGAAGCCGGCGGCTGGCAGCACGACACTCTCACCGAAGACACCGACCTCAGCTACCGCGCCCAGCTCTGCGGCTGGAAGTTCACTTACCTGCCGCATGTGGTCTGCCCCTCCGAGCTTCCGGTCGATATGAACGCCTTCAAAGTCCAGCAGGCACGCTGGGCGAAAGGCCTGATCCAGGTCTCGAAAAAAATCCTGCCGCGCCTGCTGCGCCGCAAAGACGTCGATGCCCACCACAAGATCGAAGCCTGGTGCCATCTGACCAACAACATCAGCTATCCGCTGATGATCCTGTTGTGCGCGCTCCTTCTGCCCGCCATGATCGTGCGCTTCTATCAGGGCTGGTTTCAGATGCTCTACATCGACCTGCCGCTGTTCATCGCCTCCACCTGCTCCATCTCCTCGTTTTATCTGGCCTCGCAGCGTGAGCTCTATCCCCGCAAATGGTTCTCGACGCTGTTCTACATCCCCATGGTGATGGCCATCGGCATCGGCCTGACGGTGACCAATTCGCGCGCGGTGATGGAGGCGCTGCTCGGCATCAAGAGCTCCTTCAAGCGCACCCCCAAATTCCACATCGAGTCCCGCGCCGACGAGCAGGCCTCGGTGGTCAAGAAAAAGAAATATAAACGCAAGGTAGGCTGGTCGCCGGTGATCGAGCTGGTGCTCGGCTGCGTCTTTCTGGCGGTGACGGTCTACGCCTGGCAGATGGAAAACTATCTGACCATCCCCTTTGTCCTGCTCTTCGTCGTCGGCTACTTCACCACCGGCTTCCTGTCCATCTTCCAGGGCCGCTTCCCCCGCCGCCGCGCCGCCGCGGTTGTGGCTCCTCCGGAAGAAGTCCCCGCCGCCTCCCTCGCCAGCCGCTAG